One region of Trichosurus vulpecula isolate mTriVul1 chromosome 1, mTriVul1.pri, whole genome shotgun sequence genomic DNA includes:
- the LOC118840857 gene encoding profilin-1-like: MAGWNAYIDNLMADGTCQDVAIVGYKDSPSVWAAIPGKTFANITPAEVAVLVGKDRSTFFVNGLTLGGQKCSVIRDSLLLDGEYTMDLRTKSTGGAPTFNLTVTMTAKMLVLLMGKEGIHRGMINNKCYEMASHLQRSQY, encoded by the coding sequence ATGGCCGGTTGGAACGCCTACATCGACAACCTCATGGCGGACGGGACCTGTCAGGATGTGGCCATAGTCGGCTATAAGGACTCGCCCTCGGTCTGGGCCGCCATACCCGGGAAAACCTTCGCCAATATCACGCCAGCTGAAGTAGCCGTATTGGTTGGCAAAGATCGTTCGACTTTCTTCGTAAATGGGCTGACACTTGGGGGCCAGAAATGTTCAGTGATCAGGGATTCGCTGCTGCTAGATGGAGAGTACACCATGGACCTTCGTACCAAGAGCACTGGGGGTGCTCCCACCTTCAACCTCACTGTTACCATGACTGCCAAGATGCTAGTCCTGCTGATGGGGAAGGAAGGTATCCACAGGGGAATGATCAACAATAAGTGTTATGAAATGGCTTCCCACCTTCAACGCTCTCAATACTGA